One Nostocoides sp. HKS02 genomic window carries:
- a CDS encoding GlxA family transcriptional regulator codes for MALSTIAAIATSPMAMFEMSVACEVFGIDRTDDGVPPFAFITCGQSAGEAIPTTSGGQFVPTHSWQDAVGADLVVIPAGGIRDHYPDELLETIREAHRRGATILSICTGAFVLAETGLLDGLSAVTHWRYAEQFAARFPRTEVSMDVLYIDNGSIITGAGTAAGIDACLHLVRRELGAGVATRIARRMVVPPQRDGGQRQYVEAPVPETDCESIQPVLNHITENLDAVHAVPELAKLAMMSERTFARRFVAETGTTPHKWIVQQRVLRARELLEQTDLPVESVATHSGFGSAALLRTHFQSVVGTSPQRYRREFSAR; via the coding sequence ATGGCCCTGTCCACCATCGCTGCCATCGCGACCAGTCCGATGGCCATGTTCGAGATGTCCGTCGCCTGCGAGGTGTTCGGGATCGACCGCACCGACGACGGCGTGCCGCCGTTCGCCTTCATCACCTGCGGCCAGTCGGCGGGCGAGGCCATCCCGACGACCAGTGGCGGCCAGTTCGTGCCGACGCATTCCTGGCAGGACGCGGTCGGCGCCGACCTGGTCGTCATCCCTGCTGGAGGCATCAGGGACCACTACCCCGACGAGCTGCTCGAGACCATCCGCGAGGCGCACCGCCGGGGTGCGACGATCCTGTCCATCTGCACGGGGGCGTTCGTCCTGGCCGAGACGGGCCTGCTCGACGGTCTCAGCGCGGTGACCCACTGGCGGTATGCCGAGCAGTTCGCCGCCCGCTTCCCGCGCACCGAGGTGTCCATGGACGTCCTCTACATCGACAACGGGTCGATCATCACCGGTGCAGGCACGGCGGCCGGCATCGACGCGTGCCTCCACCTCGTGCGACGCGAGCTCGGCGCCGGGGTCGCGACCCGCATCGCCCGCCGCATGGTGGTTCCGCCGCAGCGCGACGGCGGTCAGCGCCAGTACGTCGAGGCGCCGGTGCCCGAGACCGACTGCGAGAGCATCCAACCGGTGCTCAACCACATCACCGAGAACCTCGACGCCGTGCACGCGGTGCCCGAGCTCGCCAAGCTGGCGATGATGTCCGAGCGGACCTTTGCCCGACGCTTCGTGGCCGAGACCGGCACGACCCCACACAAGTGGATCGTCCAGCAGCGGGTGCTCCGCGCTCGCGAGCTGCTCGAGCAGACCGACCTGCCGGTCGAGTCTGTGGCGACCCACAGCGGGTTCGGTTCGGCGGCCCTCCTGCGGACCCATTTCCAGAGCGTCGTCGGCACGTCGCCGCAGCGCTACCGCCGGGAGTTCTCGGCTCGCTGA
- the argG gene encoding argininosuccinate synthase — MSKVLTSLPVGERVGIAFSGGLDTSVAVAWMREKGAIPCTYTANLGQYDEPEIDTVPDRAGQYGAELARLVDCRAALVEEGLSAVACGAFHIRSGGKTYFNTTPLGRAVTGTLLVRAMKEDGVGIWGDGSTFKGNDIERFYRYGLLANPALRIYKPWLDADFVSELGGRKEMSEWLQARDLPYRSSTEKAYSTDANIWGATHEAKTLEFLNESMEVVEPIMGVAFWDESVQIATEDVRVRFEQGRPVAINGQTFPDAVALVDEANRIGGRHGLGMSDQIENRIIEAKSRGIYEAPGLALLHLTYERLLNAIHNEDTIANYHAEGRRLGRLLYEGRWLDPQSLMLRESLQRWVASVVTGEVTVRLRRGDDYSIVDTTGPAFSYHPEKLSMERTEDAAFGPVDRIGQLTMRNLDIADSRAKLELYAAQGQLVARHQDLVGDLEPGGAKEISSNPRAAGAESDDDALDRAAMESGTD, encoded by the coding sequence GTGTCGAAAGTTCTGACGTCCCTGCCTGTTGGTGAGCGTGTCGGGATCGCCTTCTCGGGCGGTCTGGACACCTCGGTCGCCGTTGCCTGGATGCGCGAGAAGGGGGCGATCCCCTGCACCTACACGGCCAACCTCGGCCAGTACGACGAGCCCGAGATCGACACCGTCCCCGACCGGGCCGGCCAGTACGGCGCGGAGCTCGCCCGGCTGGTCGACTGCCGCGCCGCCCTGGTCGAGGAGGGCCTGTCCGCCGTGGCGTGCGGGGCGTTCCACATTCGCAGCGGCGGCAAGACCTACTTCAACACCACTCCCCTGGGCCGCGCCGTGACCGGCACGCTCCTGGTGCGGGCCATGAAGGAGGACGGTGTCGGCATCTGGGGCGACGGGTCCACCTTCAAGGGCAACGACATCGAGCGCTTCTACCGCTACGGCCTGCTGGCCAACCCGGCCCTGCGCATCTACAAGCCCTGGCTCGACGCCGACTTCGTCAGTGAGCTCGGCGGCCGCAAGGAGATGTCCGAGTGGTTGCAGGCCCGGGACCTGCCCTACCGCTCCAGCACGGAGAAGGCCTACTCGACCGACGCCAACATCTGGGGCGCGACGCACGAGGCCAAGACCCTGGAGTTCCTGAACGAGAGCATGGAGGTCGTCGAGCCCATCATGGGCGTGGCGTTCTGGGACGAGTCGGTCCAGATCGCGACCGAAGACGTCAGGGTCCGCTTCGAGCAGGGTCGTCCCGTGGCCATCAACGGACAGACCTTCCCGGACGCCGTTGCCCTCGTCGACGAGGCCAACCGCATCGGCGGACGCCATGGCCTGGGCATGTCCGACCAGATCGAGAACCGCATCATCGAGGCCAAGTCGCGCGGTATCTACGAGGCACCCGGGCTGGCGCTGCTGCACCTGACCTACGAGCGGCTGCTCAACGCGATCCACAACGAGGACACCATCGCGAACTACCACGCTGAGGGACGGCGCCTCGGCCGCCTGCTCTACGAAGGCCGCTGGCTCGACCCGCAGTCGCTGATGCTGCGCGAGTCGCTCCAGCGCTGGGTGGCCTCGGTCGTCACCGGTGAGGTGACCGTGCGGCTGCGCCGCGGTGACGACTACTCCATCGTCGACACGACCGGGCCGGCCTTCAGCTACCACCCCGAGAAGCTCTCCATGGAGCGCACCGAGGACGCGGCCTTCGGTCCCGTCGACCGGATCGGCCAGCTCACCATGCGCAACCTCGACATCGCCGACTCGCGCGCCAAGCTCGAGCTGTATGCCGCGCAGGGCCAGCTCGTCGCCCGTCACCAGGACCTCGTGGGAGACCTCGAGCCCGGCGGCGCCAAGGAGATCTCCTCGAACCCCCGCGCCGCTGGGGCCGAGTCCGACGACGACGCGCTCGACCGCGCGGCCATGGAGTCCGGCACCGACTGA